From the genome of Plectropomus leopardus isolate mb chromosome 4, YSFRI_Pleo_2.0, whole genome shotgun sequence:
GGGTGGGTCAGGAAATGATTTCCTGGCAGACTGCATTGAGGCATATTCTGCCAGGCAGAGTGCAGCTATTAAATGCAGTTTCCAGAGCTGCTCCTTGATGAATATTGAATGTTACAGGGGATAGAATAAACTGAACCAAACTAGTTTGatgtaattttgagtttttgtgagTGTCACACTGGATGTGAAGAACACATTTATGTACACGAAAAGCACAAAAGTCATTCTGCATTGTAACACGTGCTAATAGAAATGTCAATCTCAGTAGTAGTTTTGTTATATTCTGATTTGTTCCGCAGTGACCTATGGGATGGTGAGCGCCAATATGTACTACTATACCAAAGTCATGTCTCAGCTTTTCCTGGACACACCGCTGTCTGCCGGGGACACTGCCACTTTTAGAAGCCTCTCGACCATGGAGGATTTCTGGAAggtaaaaagtcaaaagtcattTCTGTTTCCTTTGGGATCTAAAGtggcatttatatttttaatataatttgtaTTACTGTTTTACATCTTTGGAAAAGACGCCTCAGCACAAGTACTGTAGGTTTAAtaaatttattaaaagaaatagttttttggaaatacactgtttttcttatttgctGCAAGTTAGATAGGAAAATTGATGTCCCGCCTAGATCTGTCTGTTAAATTCAGTGCTACAGCTAGCAGATGGTTATCTTAACTTATCAATAAGACGGAAAACAGGGAAGCAGTTAGCCTGGCTCTGCTCATATGTAACAGAATTCGTCTAGCACCACTCAGTTATTGAGCTTCAGAGATGCTGAGAGGTGGACTTTGTTACCTTCAAACAGAACCCGACAAGCCGTTTCCTCCTGTTTTCCGTTTATGCTCAGTCTctcctggctgtagcttcatttTAACCTTGCAGATGTGAGACTGGTGTCAGTCATCAACCAAAATTTGATGACTGATACCAGAGTTTATACTGGCATCAAACAGAGtacattggtgtttttttcatgcaaacatATGAGAAATGCAGTTTAGAACTATACTTCTGTTTTAGtagaaatatgtttaaaatgaagTATTGGTTCAGCATAGGAAAATAAGTGCAGTACTTATAAGCCTCAAACACATCAGTCTATAGTTAGATTATGACAACATCATTGTATTacatgaaaaatcaccaaatacaTTGAACGATCTGAACCTGAACTATGTAAAATAGACACTAGtttcatgatttttaataaCAGACCTCATCAACTACAGTAGACACGGTGGTACATTTCTGAGAAATCGTCTTTTGGGTAGTAAACAAagactactttttaaaatgaagataTGAGCCCTCAGAGTGTTACTGTGCCTGAAACCCTCAGTCTGAGCTTTTCTTAATCCTGACTGTCTTACACGTGCAGTTCACAGAGGGACCTTTCCTCAAAGGCATGTACTGGGAGGTGTGGTACAACAACAAGAGTCTGCCAGAGAACCAGAGTCTCATCTACTATGAGAACCTCCTCCTCGGAGTGCCGCGGCTCCGACAGGTCAAAGTACGCAACGAGTCCTGCTCCATCCATGAAGATCTGAGAGACGAGGTTCAGGACTGCTACAACATGTACACCCCGACCAATGAGGACACGGCCTCCTTCGGACCCAAGAATGGAACTGCGTAAGTCCATGCCTTTAATTTGATAGCGTTTGTTTGCGTTACATTTTTAAGGAGATCAGAGCAAAATATACCTACATCcataatctttttctttctggtgTCTCTCAGGTGGGTGTATACAGCAGAGAGCGAGATGGGTGGGAGCGGTTATTGGGGCCAGGTATCTAAATACGGAGGCGGAGGATACTACCAAGACCTATCTCGTACGAAAGAGGAGTCCGAAGCCCAGCTGCAGTTTCTCAAAGACCATCTGTGGCTGGACAGAGGCACCAGAGCGGTGTTCCTCGACTTCTCTGTCTACAACGGAAACATCAACCTTTTCTGCATCGCCAGGTGAGACTCATCAATCACAACAGATCCATTCAAAATGTGATCAAGGGCTGTGATTATCTTGAGATTTCAGATGCATTACATGGTATGGAGTATAAAGAATGCAAAATAATAACTGAACAATGGCAGTAGGAATGAAATgcaactgaaaataatttttgcaGAGGCAAAACGTTCATTAAGAAGGCTCTCAATTTAACATCCAATGTTTGGTTTATGTGACGTTAATAACAAAACTACTAAAGGATACATTTCTGGGGAAAATTTAAGCGTACTCGCTGCTGAAAATTTGCAGATGAAAcatttgagatattttaattCTCTAATGGGTCCTAGCTCTTCATTTCTTATAATCTTTTGGAAATGTTTGAGATATTTTCTACAGttcatttcagagaaaaaaaataaaaaaataaaaatattgaaaaatgcaCATGACAGTTTGCCAGAGCCCACAGTGACTTCTTCTCATTGTTTCTTCTGTCTGACAATATGTAACAGAGAAAGGGAGCAAATCCCAACATTTTAGGAATCAGAGGCACtaaatgtttggtatttttaacttaataaattaattagacGATTAATTCATGATCTAAATTGCTGTTAGTCGACTAATCAATTACTCTATAGCAATTACagtcaaaatacaaaatacctTTCTGATTATGTGAATCATGTCTTACATACAtgtgctttattttgatttatagcCAACAGCTAACAGTTTGTATGGATTGATGCATTGGTCAGGTTGTTGGTGGAGTTCCCTGCCACTGGTGGAGTGGTGACCTCCTGGCAGTTCCAGACAGTGCGTCTGATACGTTATGTGTCCAGCTGGGACTACTTTGTGGGCCTGTGTGAGGTGGCTTTCTGTCTCTTCATCCTCTACTACGTGGTGGAGGAGGTGTTGGAGATCCGCATCCACCGCCTGCATTACTTCAAGAGCCTGTGGAACTGCCTGGATGTTCTCATAGTTGTGGTGTGTATCAAAGTTGTATTTGGGATCATGTAACAGTTTTACATGATCCTTGAAATTCCTTTCAGTTGGTaaggttgggggggggggggggtcaaggccttgaaagtttttgaaaatagaTGTAAATAGACACATGGGTAATTGAAATTGATTATCTTTTTCTTGCAAGAAAagaaattgatgtttttttgccattataaCAATGTAACAGTGTGTAAATGTTGCCTATGAGCTTCTATAAAGCCTGCTTCTTCTCATTATaaaaagggttagggttagggttagggttaggaattTGAACTTGGGCTAATTTGGCCTGGAAAGTCCatgaaaagtccttgaatttgatgttcaaaggtctagtgtgtatgATTTGGGGGAAAATATTAGCAGAAATtgaatgtaatataaaaagaatgttttcttcagtgtataatcacctaaatgtgtttttgtgaccttagaatgagcctttAAATATCTACATTGGGAGCAGATCCTCATCAAAGGagatgttgcactgccatgtttctacagtagcccacaaGAGACAAACCAAAACTGTCTCTCGCCGGCCACCGTAGAAAAAGAAACCTCTGCGGATAAAATAGCTTCCAGTATAAACCTCCTCAAccatgaacactgaaggaattataaCGGGGAGagatttcagctggttgcaatctgcaatcctagTTGCCACTAAATGCCCCTAAATCTTAAAGAAAGTTTGGGAACCCAGACTAAAGTAAACTCATagttgttttaacaaaattgacagaatttattgttttctctttgtgcccctttttttccagttgagTGTTGTTGCTATTATAATGAACATAACCAGAACAGCCATGGTTAGCAACCTGCTAAAAGGCCTGTTGGAAAATCACACTGCTCACCCCAGCTTTGAGCCTCTGGCCAACCTGCAGGTCCAGTTCAACAATGTGGCTGCAGTCATCGTCTTCTTTTCCTGGGTCAAGGTATAAATCTTTAACTTTTGGTTCATAATGAGCCCAATACCACAGACGTAGAACCCCAATACTgtaaactgactgactgatgctGATAATTTATCTTATATGCTCAGCTTTTTAAGTTCATCAACTTCAACAAGACAATGAGTCAGCTGTCCGGCACCATGTCTCGCTGTGCCAAGGACCTTGTGGGATTTGCCATCATGTTCTTCATCATCTTCCTGGCGTACGCTCAGCTCGCCTACTTGGTGTTTGGAACCCAAGTCAACGATTTCAGCACCTTCCAGGCCAGCATGTATGTAATTCAAAGTCCAGAAGTGTACAAACATctcagaaaactgatgtttcatgttgtttaaaaatgttgcttctGTTTGCGTAGTTTTACTCAGTTCCGTATCATTCTGGGAGACTTTGAGTTCTCAGAAATAGAGGAGGCGAATCCAGTGCTCGGACCCATCTACTTTACAACCTTTgtcttcttcattttcttcattcTCATGGTGAGCAGAGGGAAGTCACGTTTGTTCACGTTGTTTACATACGACCCTTCACTAACACAAGAACACCTTTTCTCATTCTTTCTCCTCAGAACATGTTCCTGGCCATCATCAATGACACGTACTCTGAGGTGAAAGCCGACATGTCGCAGCAGAGGTCTGAGATGGAAATGACCGATCTAATTAAGAAGGTATTGAAGAACATGTATTATTCATGTTGGCCAGGCAGATTAAATCCTTTAAATCAATAGCAGCCACCATGgaaataaaggcagaaaagcTCCAGAGGCTACTccaaatattgcaattttttgggtctGGCTGTATCACTTTACAGGTACAGATATATTGGGAAAATGTAATCAGAAAAGatattagaaaagaaaaagaatatcaGAAAATGTGGGTTTCTGGCAGGAAAGGTGTTAGTGGAGtggttggcttttttttttttttttacctgaacttgatatatttcataaaactgaaataatttcCTCTGATTTAAGTCAAAGTCTCAAGTCAAAGTGCTGCCCAGCATTTGTCAGCTCCAAAACATGTGATGCAGAGTGAATTTATCTTGATGACAGTGGGAGCAGGAGGCATCTGATCCTGGGAACATGTTTGCCAGTTTGCATAAGTGTCGGTTGTGTAATACCTTTAACTGTAACAGACTTCTTCAGATGAGTCCAAATATAAGTATTCTTCTCTCTCAGGGTTGTAACAAAGCTCTGATGAAGTTAAGACTGAAGAAGACGGCAGTAGATGACATCTCCGACAGTTTGCGTCAGGCTGGCGGCAAACTGAACTTTGATGAACTCCGCCAGGATCTTAAAGGGTGAAGAAAATCtcaaataaagctaaaaactAAGCTACTGTAATATTTGTGTAAGTTTGTAAATGTCAAATGGATATGCTACATTTCCTGAGTATGCTTTTACCTTTCTCTCTGCTCAGAAAGGGCCACACGGATGCAGAGATCCAGGCCATCTTTGCCAAGTACGATCACGACGGCGACCAGGAGCTGACGGAGCACGAACACCAGCAGATGAGAGACGAcctggagaaagagagagtgagtgaagatgccagcagcaacagcagcaacacgTGGAAAAACACAGCATACCTTGCACACAAGTGGTAGTTAACAGCCACAACACCTGCAGATGTTCAGTGTGTCTCTGCTCGCTCGCTAGGAGGACTTGGAGCTTGAACGCAATTCACTGACTCGACCCAGCAGCGGGCGGAGCTTCCCTCGTACCCAGGACGACTCGGAGGAAGACGATGACGAGGATAGCGGCCACAGCTCTCGACGTCGCGGCAGCAGCTCAGGGGGCGTCTCCTATGAGGAGTTTCAAGTGTATggatcttttattattattattatgctgtAACTTACATGCAAGTTAATCAGTGAATGAAAGCTGAAGTAATCACTgattgataataaaaataaaaggcagcCTCAGGTCTAAATCAAACATGTACAGTTTATATACTTAGTTATACATTGAGGTTTACATAGAACATGTGATACAATGATAACTAACGGCTCTGTGTTTCTCAGGCTGGTGAGACGTGTGGACAGGATGGAGCACTCAATCGGCAGCATCGTGTCCAAGATAGACGCTGTGATCGTGAAGCTGGAGACCATGGAGAGAGCGAAACTCAAAAGGAGAGATGTGCTGGGCCGACTGCTGGACGGAGTCATGGAGGTGAGGAGCAGTGGAGACACAGTCAGTGGCGGCGCGTTAAAACATGGTCATAAAGCTgtgatattaaatgttttttcagtctCAACACAGCTAAAATTACTAGTGTTGGTGGAA
Proteins encoded in this window:
- the pkd2 gene encoding polycystin-2 isoform X2, which gives rise to MSSSRVRPQQLPQSQPGRSPHRLDSSEGIEMENIQHQDLGLGGVIGTPSPPSRQAWSRDNPGFEPEDEIMEADWPPASPGRRSVSTASSSSCSSGLGSYTGAGSSTHIPRGGLYPTPTVDARQQDRHDHRSCMKQILQKIRILWGTELMEDSDSSRERYLRNVLREMMTYIAFLITICILTYGMVSANMYYYTKVMSQLFLDTPLSAGDTATFRSLSTMEDFWKFTEGPFLKGMYWEVWYNNKSLPENQSLIYYENLLLGVPRLRQVKVRNESCSIHEDLRDEVQDCYNMYTPTNEDTASFGPKNGTAWVYTAESEMGGSGYWGQVSKYGGGGYYQDLSRTKEESEAQLQFLKDHLWLDRGTRAVFLDFSVYNGNINLFCIARLLVEFPATGGVVTSWQFQTVRLIRYVSSWDYFVGLCEVAFCLFILYYVVEEVLEIRIHRLHYFKSLWNCLDVLIVVLSVVAIIMNITRTAMVSNLLKGLLENHTAHPSFEPLANLQVQFNNVAAVIVFFSWVKLFKFINFNKTMSQLSGTMSRCAKDLVGFAIMFFIIFLAYAQLAYLVFGTQVNDFSTFQASIFTQFRIILGDFEFSEIEEANPVLGPIYFTTFVFFIFFILMNMFLAIINDTYSEVKADMSQQRSEMEMTDLIKKGCNKALMKLRLKKTAVDDISDSLRQAGGKLNFDELRQDLKGKGHTDAEIQAIFAKYDHDGDQELTEHEHQQMRDDLEKERDLELERNSLTRPSSGRSFPRTQDDSEEDDDEDSGHSSRRRGSSSGGVSYEEFQVLVRRVDRMEHSIGSIVSKIDAVIVKLETMERAKLKRRDVLGRLLDGVMEDERAGREIDAQMERLVREELERWESDDMASQVSHPQPATPVGPRPRPSSSLSTDGLDASTNGSSHV
- the pkd2 gene encoding polycystin-2 isoform X1, coding for MSSSRVRPQQLPQSQPGRSPHRLDSSEGIEMENIQHQDLGLGGVIGTPSPPSRQAWSRDNPGFEPEDEIMEADWPPASPGRRSVSTASSSSCSSGLGSYTGAGSSTHIPRGGLYPTPTVDARQQDRHDHRSCMKQILQKIRILWGTELMEDSDSSRERYLRNVLREMMTYIAFLITICILTYGMVSANMYYYTKVMSQLFLDTPLSAGDTATFRSLSTMEDFWKFTEGPFLKGMYWEVWYNNKSLPENQSLIYYENLLLGVPRLRQVKVRNESCSIHEDLRDEVQDCYNMYTPTNEDTASFGPKNGTAWVYTAESEMGGSGYWGQVSKYGGGGYYQDLSRTKEESEAQLQFLKDHLWLDRGTRAVFLDFSVYNGNINLFCIARLLVEFPATGGVVTSWQFQTVRLIRYVSSWDYFVGLCEVAFCLFILYYVVEEVLEIRIHRLHYFKSLWNCLDVLIVVLSVVAIIMNITRTAMVSNLLKGLLENHTAHPSFEPLANLQVQFNNVAAVIVFFSWVKLFKFINFNKTMSQLSGTMSRCAKDLVGFAIMFFIIFLAYAQLAYLVFGTQVNDFSTFQASIFTQFRIILGDFEFSEIEEANPVLGPIYFTTFVFFIFFILMNMFLAIINDTYSEVKADMSQQRSEMEMTDLIKKGCNKALMKLRLKKTAVDDISDSLRQAGGKLNFDELRQDLKGKGHTDAEIQAIFAKYDHDGDQELTEHEHQQMRDDLEKEREDLELERNSLTRPSSGRSFPRTQDDSEEDDDEDSGHSSRRRGSSSGGVSYEEFQVLVRRVDRMEHSIGSIVSKIDAVIVKLETMERAKLKRRDVLGRLLDGVMEDERAGREIDAQMERLVREELERWESDDMASQVSHPQPATPVGPRPRPSSSLSTDGLDASTNGSSHV